A stretch of Perognathus longimembris pacificus isolate PPM17 chromosome 1, ASM2315922v1, whole genome shotgun sequence DNA encodes these proteins:
- the LOC125352219 gene encoding PRAME family member 12-like translates to MHSLLSNPSLAISALEDVPVLLFPSLFLEAYAQGLTEVLKAMVQAWPFPCLPLGDLTESPELETLKAALDGLDLLVAKKDRPSRWKLHVLDLRSAYPNIWKRGYPHMMRVSCPDILPEEPTARPGSEKPEEQQPLMIVADLTIKDGPQDAFQAYLLGWARKRKARVQLCCRQLQILSPSTHQIQKALRAVRPDSIRELVVNSFWHRETMKRFAPSLSRMKNLELLDFSKMSAHVYTSRSRNFWYSRKYAAHLGQLQRLQELRLHDVFFLRGQLPAILRSQTPLKTLSLTACPLKEADLRFLSQCPCTRRLKHLRLRSLLMADFSPEPLRALLEHVAGTLETLALEDCAITDGQLSAILPALGRCSQLRFLSFYGNRISMATLHSLLSHTASLGRLSQGLYPAPLESFLPPDWCLGHIHPEAFAQVRARLAQAWRDSGTTQKLQICTDFCHRRHKGQFYSLGSDGYWVVMHEALPALSALPV, encoded by the coding sequence ATGCACAGCCTGCTGAGCAACCCTTCGCTGGCCATCTCTGCCCTGGAGGATGTGCCCGTGCTgctgttcccttctctctttctcgaGGCCTATGCCCAGGGCCTCacagaggtgctgaaggccatggtgcaggcctggcccttcccctgcctccccctgggaGACCTGACCGAGTCACCAGAGCTGGAAACCTTGAAAGCTGCCCTGGATGGGCTCGATCTGCTGGTGGCCAAGAAAGATCGTCCCAGTCGGTGGAAACTGCACGTTCTCGATCTGCGGAGTGCGTACCCCAACATCTGGAAACGAGGCTACCCCCACATGATGCGCGTGTCTTGTCCAGACATCTTGCCTGAGGAGCCCACAGCCAGACCCGGGTCAGAGAAGCCTGAAGAACAACAGCCCTTGATGATCGTGGCGGACCTCACCATCAAAGATGGCCCCCAGGATGCCTTCCAAGCCTACCTGCTGGgctgggccaggaagaggaaagcacGAGTGCAGCTGTGCTGTAGGCAGCTGCAGATTCTGTCCCCCTCCACCCAtcaaatccagaaggctctgcgtGCGGTGCGCCCGGACTCCATCCGGGAATTGGTGGTGAACAGCTTCTGGCATCGAGAAACCATGAAAAGGTTTGCTCCTTCCCTGAGCCGCATGAAGAACCTTGAGCTCCTGGACTTCTCCAAGATGAGCGCGCATGTCTACACTTCCCGCTCCAGGAATTTCTGGTATTCCCGCAAGTACGCAGCACACCTGGGGCAGCTGCAGCGCCTCCAGGAGCTGCGCCTGCACGACGTCTTCTTCCTCCGTGGACAGCTGCCCGCCATCCTCAGGAGCCAGACCCCTCTGAAGACCTTGTCTCTCACTGCCTGTCCCCTGAAGGAAGCCGACCTGAGGTTTCTGTCCCAGTGTCCCTGCACCCGCCGGCTCAAGCACCTGCGCCTGAGGAGCTTGCTCATGGCCGACTTCAGTCCCGAGCCCCTGCGGGCCCTGCTGGAGCACGTGGCcggcaccctggagaccctggccctggaggactgTGCCATCACGGATGGCCAGCTCTCGGCCATCCTGCCCGCCCTGGGCCGGTGCTCTCAGCTCCGCTTcctcagtttctatggaaaccgcATCTCCATGGCCACCCTGCACAGCCTGCTGAGccacacagccagcctgggccgctTGAGCCAAGGGCTCTATCCCGCCCCTCTGGAGAGCTTCCTCCCTCCAGACTGGTGCCTGGGCCACATCCACCCCGAGGCATTTGCCCAGGTTCGAGCTAGGTTGGCGCAAGCATGGAGAGATTCCGGGACAACCCAGAAGCTCCAGATCTGCACCGATTTCTGTCATCGCCGCCACAAGGGCCAATTCTATAGCCTGGGATCCGATGGCTACTGGGTGGTCATGCACGAGGCTCTTCCTGCACTTTCGGCCCTGCCTGTTTAG